From a single Asticcacaulis sp. MM231 genomic region:
- a CDS encoding DUF1653 domain-containing protein yields the protein MPLTTSFYKSAIARGTYRHYKNKLYQVLGTVTHSESEEIMVLYAPLDQPAGEARLWVRPLDMFTETVGTPEGTVPRFALIEADAES from the coding sequence ATGCCCCTGACAACCTCGTTTTACAAAAGCGCCATCGCGCGCGGCACCTATCGCCACTACAAGAACAAGCTCTATCAGGTCTTGGGCACCGTCACCCACTCGGAAAGCGAAGAGATCATGGTGCTGTATGCGCCTCTCGATCAGCCGGCCGGAGAGGCCCGCCTGTGGGTCAGGCCGCTCGATATGTTCACAGAAACGGTCGGGACGCCGGAGGGCACCGTGCCGCGTTTTGCCCTTATAGAAGCGGATGCCGAATCGTGA
- the thiD gene encoding bifunctional hydroxymethylpyrimidine kinase/phosphomethylpyrimidine kinase, with product MHRVLIIAGSDPSGGAGIQADIKTVTCLGGYAMTAITALTVQNTLGVSDVMAVPPDFIAAQAMACLDDIGADAIKTGMLADIEVMEAVSLVLESAHIFTVVDPVMVAKGGHALMKDRAVDAMKALMLPLADLLTPNTPEAMALTGLRIENEDDVRKAGAALLGMGAKNVLIKGGHLEGPEVVDFLFTAEGEHRFTSERIETKHTHGTGCTLASACAALTRAARPLHETVGLARDYVGGAILMAPGLGEGHGPLRHNWLL from the coding sequence ATGCACCGCGTTCTTATCATTGCCGGTTCCGACCCCAGCGGCGGGGCGGGCATCCAGGCCGATATCAAGACGGTCACCTGCCTGGGCGGTTACGCCATGACCGCGATCACCGCCCTGACTGTGCAAAATACGCTTGGCGTCTCCGATGTCATGGCGGTGCCGCCCGATTTTATCGCGGCGCAGGCCATGGCCTGCCTCGATGATATCGGCGCCGATGCTATCAAGACCGGGATGCTGGCCGATATCGAGGTGATGGAGGCGGTGTCGCTGGTGCTGGAAAGCGCGCACATCTTTACCGTGGTCGATCCGGTGATGGTGGCCAAGGGTGGCCACGCCCTGATGAAGGACCGCGCGGTCGACGCCATGAAGGCGCTGATGCTGCCGCTGGCCGATCTGCTGACCCCCAATACGCCCGAAGCCATGGCCCTGACCGGGCTCAGGATCGAAAACGAAGACGATGTGCGCAAGGCCGGTGCGGCATTGCTTGGCATGGGCGCGAAGAACGTGCTGATCAAGGGCGGGCATCTGGAGGGGCCGGAAGTCGTCGATTTCCTATTCACCGCCGAAGGGGAGCATCGCTTCACGTCTGAACGCATCGAGACAAAGCATACCCATGGCACCGGCTGCACGCTTGCCAGCGCGTGCGCGGCCCTGACGCGGGCAGCCCGGCCGCTTCATGAAACGGTCGGGCTGGCGCGTGACTATGTCGGGGGCGCGATCCTGATGGCGCCGGGGTTAGGCGAAGGCCATGGCCCCCTGCGCCATAACTGGCTGCTGTGA
- a CDS encoding phosphoserine transaminase has translation MSTFSANKPARAPERPWFSSGPTSKRPGWSVSALTGAPVGRSNRSKVTVARLNQAIDLTRSILQIPADYHVLVMPASDTGAFEAAMWNLLGERKVQLLAFESFGQLWADDAVNHLKLDCEVLSAPYGRLPDLSQIDPQADLVLPWNGTTSGVCVPNSDFLDGHKGLVLCDATSAAFCMELPWQKLDVVTFSFQKALGGEAGFGVLVLSPKAIDRLNTWDSGRPIPKVLRLKAKGPNNTQIADMKIIGGDAINTYSFLVIEDYLDALRWASLEGGLEGLINRCNRNFNTLREWVEATPWIAFVAEVEDQRSTTSVCLKFVDPAVQAQPAEVQAKLAAKIGSLLEIEGVAFDVTGYRAAPPGLRIWCGCTVEADDIDSLLPWLEWAYAEALAALEMA, from the coding sequence ATGTCGACTTTTTCCGCCAACAAACCCGCTCGTGCCCCGGAACGTCCGTGGTTTTCATCCGGGCCGACCTCGAAGCGTCCGGGCTGGAGCGTATCTGCCCTGACGGGGGCGCCGGTCGGGCGCTCGAACCGCTCCAAGGTGACGGTGGCGCGGCTTAATCAGGCGATTGATCTGACACGCTCGATCCTGCAAATCCCGGCGGACTATCATGTGCTGGTCATGCCGGCGTCGGATACCGGCGCCTTCGAGGCCGCCATGTGGAACCTGCTCGGTGAGCGCAAGGTGCAGCTTCTGGCCTTTGAAAGCTTTGGACAGTTGTGGGCCGATGATGCTGTCAACCATCTCAAGCTCGATTGCGAAGTGCTGTCAGCGCCCTACGGCCGGTTGCCCGACCTGAGCCAGATCGACCCGCAGGCCGATCTGGTCCTCCCGTGGAATGGCACGACGTCGGGCGTGTGCGTGCCCAATTCGGATTTTCTCGATGGTCATAAGGGGCTGGTGCTGTGCGACGCCACCTCGGCGGCCTTCTGCATGGAGTTGCCGTGGCAAAAACTCGACGTCGTCACCTTCTCCTTCCAGAAGGCGCTGGGCGGTGAGGCGGGCTTCGGCGTGCTGGTGTTGTCGCCCAAGGCTATTGATCGCCTGAATACCTGGGACTCCGGCCGACCGATCCCAAAGGTGCTGCGCCTTAAGGCTAAGGGGCCAAATAACACGCAAATAGCGGATATGAAGATTATCGGTGGCGACGCCATCAACACCTATTCCTTCCTGGTGATCGAGGACTATCTCGATGCCCTGCGCTGGGCTTCGCTCGAGGGCGGTCTCGAAGGCCTGATCAATCGCTGCAACCGCAACTTCAATACCTTGCGCGAATGGGTCGAAGCGACGCCGTGGATCGCTTTCGTCGCCGAGGTCGAAGATCAGCGCTCGACCACCTCGGTGTGTCTCAAGTTCGTTGATCCGGCTGTGCAGGCGCAACCGGCCGAGGTGCAGGCCAAGCTGGCGGCGAAGATCGGCTCGCTGCTGGAGATCGAGGGGGTGGCCTTCGATGTCACCGGCTATCGCGCGGCCCCTCCGGGCCTGCGCATCTGGTGCGGCTGTACGGTCGAAGCCGATGATATCGATTCGCTGCTGCCATGGCTGGAATGGGCTTATGCCGAGGCGCTGGCCGCACTGGAAATGGCATAG
- a CDS encoding DUF559 domain-containing protein: MRTDAKISMARRLRKQMTKPEICLWGGLKSQHKTGPVFRRQHAIGPYVLDFYCVKAKLAVEVDCEVHSRDEQRRKDEVRDAYFTGLGIETYRIIARDLLMSPDETIAGVIEFTLARMECLKVPLPSFAPQMPPSP; encoded by the coding sequence ATGCGTACAGATGCTAAAATCTCAATGGCTCGCCGTTTGCGCAAGCAGATGACCAAGCCGGAAATCTGTTTGTGGGGTGGGCTGAAAAGTCAGCACAAAACCGGCCCTGTTTTCCGGCGCCAACATGCTATCGGGCCATATGTTCTGGACTTCTACTGCGTAAAGGCGAAACTGGCCGTCGAGGTGGATTGTGAAGTTCACTCACGAGACGAACAGCGTCGCAAAGATGAAGTCCGGGATGCTTATTTTACAGGTCTGGGTATTGAGACTTACCGCATCATTGCGCGAGATTTATTGATGAGTCCCGATGAGACTATCGCGGGAGTAATTGAATTTACTTTAGCGAGGATGGAATGTTTGAAGGTCCCCCTTCCGTCATTTGCTCCGCAAATGCCACCTTCCCCGTAA
- a CDS encoding adenylosuccinate synthase, translated as MANVTVIGAQWGDEGKGKLVDWLSNRADVVVRFQGGHNAGHTLVVDGKVYKLSLLPSGVVQGKLSIVGNGVVIDPWALFDEIGRVEALGLKITPELLVLADNACLILPIHSELDIAREAAAGAGKIGTTGRGIGPAYEDKVGRRAIRVADLADLDALESKIDRLLAHHNALRSGLGLEPVDVAALTQKLKDIAPRLLPFAQPVWYVLDKAKQAGKRILFEGAQGALLDIDHGTYPFVTSSNTVAGQAAAGSGMGPKSVGYVLGILKAYTTRVGSGPFPTELFDEIGQGIATRGHEFGTVTGRARRVGWLDAVLARQSIAINGIDGIALTKLDILDGIETIKVCVGYKVGERVLDYLPASFKDQQGIEPVYEEIEGWSESTQGARSWKDLPGNAVKYVRRIEELIGAPVALLSTSPEREDTILMRDPFQD; from the coding sequence TTGGCAAACGTAACCGTAATTGGCGCTCAATGGGGCGACGAAGGCAAGGGCAAGCTTGTCGACTGGCTCTCCAACCGTGCCGATGTCGTCGTGCGTTTTCAGGGCGGTCACAATGCCGGCCACACGCTCGTCGTGGATGGCAAGGTCTACAAGCTCTCCCTGCTGCCGTCCGGCGTCGTTCAGGGCAAGCTCAGCATTGTTGGCAATGGCGTGGTCATTGATCCGTGGGCGCTGTTCGATGAAATCGGCCGCGTCGAAGCGCTGGGCCTCAAGATTACGCCTGAACTTCTGGTGCTGGCCGACAACGCATGCCTGATTCTGCCGATCCACTCCGAACTCGATATCGCGCGCGAAGCCGCAGCCGGCGCCGGCAAGATCGGCACCACCGGCCGCGGCATCGGTCCGGCCTACGAAGACAAGGTGGGCCGTCGCGCCATCCGCGTCGCCGATCTGGCTGATCTCGATGCGCTGGAATCGAAAATCGATCGCCTGCTGGCGCACCACAACGCCCTGCGTTCGGGGCTCGGCCTCGAGCCGGTCGATGTGGCCGCCCTGACCCAGAAGCTCAAGGACATCGCGCCGCGTCTGCTGCCTTTCGCTCAGCCGGTCTGGTATGTGCTCGACAAGGCCAAGCAAGCAGGTAAGCGCATCCTGTTTGAAGGCGCGCAAGGTGCTCTGCTCGATATCGACCATGGCACCTATCCGTTCGTCACCTCGTCCAACACCGTGGCTGGCCAGGCCGCTGCCGGTTCCGGCATGGGCCCGAAGTCGGTCGGCTATGTTCTCGGCATCCTGAAAGCCTACACCACCCGCGTTGGTTCCGGCCCGTTCCCCACCGAACTGTTTGACGAGATTGGGCAGGGCATTGCCACGCGCGGTCATGAATTCGGAACGGTTACCGGCCGCGCCCGTCGCGTCGGCTGGCTGGATGCGGTTCTGGCGCGCCAGTCGATCGCCATCAATGGCATCGATGGTATCGCCCTGACCAAGCTCGACATCCTCGACGGCATCGAAACCATCAAGGTCTGTGTCGGCTACAAGGTCGGTGAACGGGTGCTCGACTATCTGCCGGCCAGCTTTAAGGACCAGCAGGGCATCGAGCCGGTCTATGAGGAGATCGAAGGCTGGAGCGAGAGCACGCAAGGCGCGCGTTCGTGGAAAGACCTTCCGGGTAACGCCGTCAAATATGTCCGCCGCATCGAAGAACTAATCGGCGCGCCGGTGGCGCTGTTGTCGACCTCGCCGGAGCGTGAGGACACCATCCTGATGCGTGATCCGTTTCAGGACTAA
- a CDS encoding response regulator, with the protein MFSLDPKLAAKLKPHLKRVLVLESNPAYARILMDMLRVLGVEKVQVENDDRRAEVLCETFDPQIIFCDLKGPKLEGAKFITALRRSDLPCRKIPVIMMAPNELPETLKEARDCGSDEIMKKPFASGDLLKRLEHVVTKSPPWIEAVMYVGPDRRRFNSGSGPSTRAPETMSDGMKRIEQSVRILRAASQQFDTDRKQARRAITAQLEVLVPACKAIPHPEFKGAVTEIFQAYKSSSMTGDMLKAPVAVLARLFKIEDAPGAGKAA; encoded by the coding sequence TTGTTCTCGCTCGATCCAAAACTGGCCGCCAAACTGAAGCCGCATCTCAAGCGGGTGCTGGTGCTTGAGAGCAATCCCGCCTATGCGCGCATCCTGATGGATATGCTGCGCGTTCTGGGCGTCGAGAAGGTCCAGGTCGAAAACGACGACCGCCGCGCCGAGGTCCTGTGCGAGACCTTCGATCCCCAGATTATCTTCTGTGATCTTAAGGGACCGAAACTTGAAGGCGCCAAATTTATAACCGCCCTGCGTCGCTCCGACCTGCCATGCCGCAAGATTCCCGTCATCATGATGGCGCCGAATGAACTGCCGGAAACGCTGAAGGAAGCGCGCGATTGCGGCAGTGATGAGATCATGAAGAAGCCGTTCGCCTCGGGCGACCTGCTCAAGCGCCTGGAACACGTCGTCACCAAGTCTCCGCCGTGGATCGAGGCGGTGATGTATGTCGGGCCCGATCGCCGACGCTTCAATTCCGGCTCCGGCCCCAGCACGCGCGCACCGGAGACCATGTCGGATGGCATGAAGCGGATTGAGCAGAGTGTGCGCATCCTGCGCGCTGCCAGCCAGCAATTCGATACGGATCGCAAACAGGCGAGGCGCGCCATCACGGCCCAGCTCGAAGTTCTGGTGCCGGCCTGTAAAGCGATCCCCCATCCGGAATTTAAAGGCGCCGTGACCGAAATCTTCCAGGCCTACAAGTCCTCCAGCATGACCGGCGACATGCTGAAAGCGCCCGTGGCCGTGCTGGCTAGGCTGTTCAAGATTGAAGATGCGCCTGGCGCTGGTAAGGCCGCCTGA
- a CDS encoding DUF6445 family protein, with translation MKSQVLTFGQSQAPILILDDFSGALQEIRALAKTLAPFPAERTTRYPGLRRLLLPSDPAGFGYVARTVEACVPFIGEVFGFKGFSLQEASFSMVTTSPESLLSGQKAPHFDQTHPGYLAVLHYLSDTPGSGTAFYRHRATGIEQVTEGNRDAYSAVRQSEAEQAARGYMSGSTSFFERTGFIEGAADRLIIYQGNLLHSGIIPDDMVFSEDPLVGRLTGNIFVRGQ, from the coding sequence ATGAAATCCCAAGTTCTAACCTTTGGCCAGTCCCAGGCGCCCATCCTGATTCTCGATGATTTTTCGGGCGCCTTGCAGGAGATACGTGCCTTGGCCAAGACTCTGGCGCCGTTTCCTGCCGAGCGCACCACACGCTATCCGGGCCTGCGCCGCCTTTTGCTGCCGTCGGACCCTGCCGGCTTTGGCTATGTTGCACGCACGGTTGAGGCTTGCGTCCCCTTTATTGGCGAGGTGTTTGGATTTAAAGGATTCTCACTTCAGGAAGCCAGCTTTTCCATGGTGACGACGTCGCCGGAAAGCCTTCTGTCCGGACAGAAGGCGCCGCATTTCGATCAAACACATCCCGGCTATCTGGCGGTTCTGCATTATCTGAGCGACACGCCCGGATCAGGAACCGCCTTTTACCGTCATCGCGCCACGGGTATCGAGCAGGTTACCGAGGGCAATCGTGACGCTTACAGTGCAGTACGGCAAAGCGAGGCGGAACAGGCCGCACGTGGCTATATGTCGGGCTCCACATCCTTTTTTGAGCGGACCGGCTTCATAGAAGGCGCGGCTGATCGCCTGATCATCTATCAGGGCAATCTCTTGCATTCCGGTATTATTCCGGATGACATGGTGTTTAGCGAAGACCCGCTGGTCGGACGACTGACCGGCAATATATTTGTGCGGGGGCAATAA
- the rpoH gene encoding RNA polymerase sigma factor RpoH, which yields MSDTISYSDLSSESQSDKASPESDKPMSSLALTSSSNLATRDGASLPALTPDGGLNRYLSEIRKFPMLPKDEEFMLAKRWAEHQDPKAAHKLVTSHLRLVAKIAMGYRGYGLPVGEVISEGNVGLMQAVKKFDPDRGFRLATYAMWWIKASIQEYVLRSWSLVKMGTTAAQKKLFFNLRKVKSEISALEEGDLRHEHVEQIATKLGVSETDVINMNRRMSSADSSLNAPLRASEGDSEWQDWLVDDKQQSQETVLADNQEYGQRMDLLQAAMGELNEREKEILTERRLKDSPTTLEDLAERFGVSRERVRQIEVRAFEKLQKAMVAASIAATPISA from the coding sequence ATGTCCGACACGATCTCCTATTCTGACCTATCGTCAGAGTCCCAATCCGACAAGGCTTCACCAGAAAGCGATAAACCGATGAGTTCTCTTGCCCTGACCTCTTCATCCAATCTTGCTACGCGCGACGGCGCCAGCCTGCCGGCCCTCACCCCGGACGGCGGCCTCAATCGTTATCTGTCTGAAATCCGCAAATTCCCCATGCTGCCCAAGGACGAAGAGTTCATGCTGGCCAAGCGCTGGGCCGAACACCAGGACCCGAAGGCCGCGCACAAGCTGGTCACCTCGCACCTGCGCCTCGTCGCCAAAATCGCCATGGGTTATCGCGGCTACGGCCTGCCGGTCGGCGAAGTGATCTCCGAAGGCAATGTCGGCCTGATGCAGGCGGTCAAGAAATTCGATCCCGATCGCGGCTTCCGCCTCGCCACCTACGCCATGTGGTGGATCAAGGCCTCGATCCAGGAATACGTCCTGCGTTCGTGGTCGCTGGTCAAGATGGGCACCACCGCCGCGCAGAAGAAGCTGTTCTTCAACCTGCGCAAGGTGAAGTCGGAAATCTCGGCGCTGGAAGAAGGCGACCTGCGTCACGAGCACGTCGAACAGATCGCCACCAAGCTGGGCGTATCGGAAACCGACGTCATCAACATGAACCGCCGCATGTCCTCGGCCGATTCGTCGCTGAATGCGCCCTTGCGCGCTTCAGAAGGCGATTCAGAGTGGCAAGACTGGCTGGTCGATGACAAGCAACAGAGCCAGGAAACGGTTCTGGCCGACAATCAGGAATACGGTCAGCGCATGGACCTGCTCCAGGCCGCCATGGGCGAACTGAACGAGCGCGAAAAGGAAATCCTGACCGAGCGCCGCCTGAAGGATTCGCCCACTACGCTGGAAGACCTGGCCGAGCGCTTCGGCGTTTCGCGCGAACGCGTCCGCCAGATCGAGGTGCGCGCCTTTGAAAAGCTGCAGAAGGCCATGGTCGCGGCCTCTATCGCCGCTACCCCCATTTCGGCCTAA
- a CDS encoding RluA family pseudouridine synthase, translated as MTSPTSAEDFSDDIDDLLDDSADVVGDVQTLATTIDADSNDLGDRLDRVLAGHFPDLSRARLQALISEGRLSFQGKVISDGKHKAKAGDYSLIIPAPTNATPEPQDLPLEILFEDEHLIVVNKPVGMAAHPAPGTRDGTLVNALLYHCGDSLSGIGGVLRPGIVHRLDKDTSGILVAAKSDVVHRALSELFARHDIDREYRAIVRGSPKYMTGTVTTRLGRSHHDRKKMAVLRAGGREAITHYRLEEVYGDDKPLAALLTCRLETGRTHQIRVHMAHLGCPCLGDPVYGSGAPAKEVQVILKELDFNRQALHAGLLGFVHPVTGEKLKFKAPLPDDMQELVDALADMN; from the coding sequence ATGACCTCACCGACATCAGCCGAAGACTTTAGCGACGACATCGACGACCTCCTGGACGACAGCGCGGATGTGGTTGGTGACGTTCAGACCCTGGCCACCACAATCGATGCCGACAGCAACGATCTGGGCGACCGGCTAGACCGCGTGCTCGCCGGCCACTTCCCCGATCTATCGCGCGCACGCCTGCAGGCCCTCATCAGCGAAGGCCGCCTGAGTTTTCAGGGCAAGGTGATCAGCGACGGCAAGCACAAGGCGAAGGCCGGCGACTACAGCCTCATCATCCCCGCCCCGACCAACGCCACACCCGAACCGCAAGACTTGCCGCTGGAAATCCTGTTCGAAGACGAACACCTGATCGTGGTCAACAAGCCGGTCGGCATGGCGGCGCACCCGGCACCCGGCACACGCGACGGCACCCTGGTCAACGCCCTGCTCTATCATTGCGGCGATTCGCTATCCGGCATCGGTGGAGTACTGCGTCCCGGCATCGTCCACCGCCTCGATAAGGACACCTCCGGCATTCTGGTCGCCGCCAAGTCCGATGTGGTCCACCGCGCTTTGAGCGAACTGTTCGCCCGCCACGATATAGACCGCGAATACCGCGCCATCGTCAGAGGCTCGCCCAAATATATGACCGGCACCGTGACGACGCGTCTTGGCCGTTCACACCACGACCGCAAGAAGATGGCCGTCTTGCGCGCCGGCGGCCGCGAAGCGATCACGCACTATCGGCTGGAAGAGGTCTATGGCGACGACAAGCCCTTGGCCGCGCTGCTGACCTGCCGTCTCGAAACCGGCCGCACCCACCAGATCCGTGTGCATATGGCACATCTCGGCTGCCCGTGCCTCGGCGATCCAGTCTATGGTTCCGGCGCGCCGGCTAAAGAGGTTCAGGTTATTCTGAAAGAGCTGGATTTCAACCGCCAGGCCCTGCATGCCGGCCTGCTTGGCTTTGTGCATCCGGTGACGGGCGAAAAACTGAAATTCAAAGCCCCCCTGCCCGACGATATGCAGGAACTGGTCGATGCCCTGGCGGATATGAACTGA
- a CDS encoding biopolymer transporter ExbD codes for MGAKLGGGGGGKYTVAQNSDINVTPFVDVMLVLLIIFMVSIPAATVSIKLDLPPAKAPPTNEKKPDPVFISIMGPEDIYIGPQKTSMDRLIGDVAAALRVTDPNTPLSEQRILVRGDKDIKYDDFVKVINELQQNGYLKIGLINEDIE; via the coding sequence ATGGGCGCTAAGCTCGGTGGCGGTGGCGGCGGTAAGTATACGGTCGCGCAAAATTCGGACATCAACGTCACGCCTTTCGTGGACGTCATGCTCGTTCTCCTCATCATCTTCATGGTGTCCATCCCGGCCGCCACGGTGTCTATCAAGCTCGACCTGCCGCCCGCAAAGGCGCCGCCCACGAACGAAAAGAAGCCGGATCCGGTCTTTATCTCGATCATGGGCCCTGAAGACATCTATATCGGGCCACAAAAGACCAGCATGGACCGCCTGATCGGCGACGTCGCAGCTGCCCTTCGCGTCACCGACCCCAACACCCCGCTCAGCGAGCAGCGTATTCTGGTGCGTGGCGACAAGGACATCAAGTATGATGACTTCGTGAAGGTGATCAACGAGCTGCAACAAAACGGCTACCTCAAGATCGGCCTGATCAACGAAGACATCGAATAG
- a CDS encoding biopolymer transporter ExbD: MAMKLGGKSGRYSVAQNSDINVTPFVDVMLVLLIIFMVSIPAATVSIKLDMPPAEGPTSQRPDPVFISVMGPDDIYIGAQKTSMATLISDVTAALRVSDPNTPLSEQRVLVRGDKDISYADFIAVINQLQQNGYVKIGLINEDIV, from the coding sequence ATGGCCATGAAACTCGGTGGCAAAAGCGGCCGCTACAGCGTCGCGCAAAATTCCGACATCAACGTCACGCCCTTCGTGGACGTCATGCTGGTTCTGCTAATCATCTTTATGGTATCGATTCCGGCCGCCACGGTCTCGATCAAGCTTGATATGCCACCGGCTGAAGGCCCGACAAGCCAACGTCCAGACCCGGTGTTCATCTCCGTCATGGGACCGGACGACATCTATATCGGCGCGCAGAAGACCAGCATGGCCACCCTGATCAGCGATGTGACGGCGGCCTTGCGCGTTTCAGACCCGAACACGCCTCTGAGCGAACAACGCGTGCTGGTGCGCGGCGATAAAGATATAAGCTATGCCGACTTCATCGCGGTGATCAACCAGCTCCAGCAGAACGGCTACGTCAAGATCGGCCTGATCAACGAAGACATTGTCTAA
- the folE gene encoding GTP cyclohydrolase I FolE yields MDSLDPVSNLTTEANNLLNTSKPKSVVTYTNRPSREEAMAAVKTLLAWAGDDPEREGLLDTPKRVVDAYGEWFQGYTEDPAKELSRTFEDVQGYDDMVMLREIDVELHCEHHMAPFLGKAWVAYMPTSKVVGISKIARVVEIFAKRLQTQETMTKQVADALEESLAPLGVAVLIDAEHQCMSTRGVHHKNVTTVTTRFTGVFKTDQALQDRFLRLIHR; encoded by the coding sequence ATGGATAGCCTTGATCCTGTGTCGAACCTGACCACCGAAGCGAACAACCTGCTCAACACCTCCAAGCCCAAGAGCGTCGTCACCTACACCAACCGCCCGTCGCGCGAAGAAGCGATGGCCGCCGTCAAGACGCTGCTGGCCTGGGCCGGTGACGATCCCGAACGCGAAGGCCTGCTCGATACGCCCAAGCGCGTCGTCGATGCCTACGGCGAATGGTTCCAGGGCTATACCGAAGACCCAGCCAAGGAACTGTCGCGCACCTTTGAGGACGTGCAGGGCTATGACGATATGGTCATGCTGCGCGAAATCGATGTCGAATTGCACTGCGAGCATCACATGGCGCCCTTCCTCGGGAAGGCCTGGGTGGCCTATATGCCGACCTCCAAGGTCGTCGGCATTTCCAAGATCGCCCGCGTTGTCGAAATCTTCGCCAAGCGCCTGCAAACGCAGGAAACCATGACAAAGCAGGTGGCGGACGCGCTGGAAGAGTCGTTGGCGCCGCTGGGGGTCGCCGTCCTGATCGACGCCGAACACCAGTGCATGAGCACGCGCGGCGTCCACCACAAGAACGTCACCACGGTCACAACGCGCTTCACCGGCGTGTTCAAGACGGATCAGGCCCTGCAAGATCGCTTTTTGCGCCTGATTCATCGCTAA
- the cysS gene encoding cysteine--tRNA ligase, translating into MKLHIHDTLSGQKVEFKPNNPERVTLYVCGPTVYNYAHIGNARPVVVFDVLFRLLRHLYGEDHVVYARNITDVDDKINKKAMDEGVDISVITNRYADIYNADMAALNALPPTYQPRATDHMPDMVAMIEDLIERKAAYVTDDGEVLFRVADYDGGSGRYGKLAKRSLDDMIAGARVEVAENKDAAADFVLWKPSKPGEPVWPGPQDLPGRPGWHIECSAMSEAVLQLPIDIHGGGQDLIFPHHTNEIAQSCAAHGHSDPAAYARYWMHNGFLDFSGEKMSKSLGNVVLVHDLIKDYPGEVIRWALLSGHYRSPLNWTPELLEQSRNNLDKLYGLLRRAVDVPVVEVKGRGQYTYVNHQSLLEDLNTPGQISNIFFVANSLEKALGEKNLAVASDLKSNILEMGLVLGILQQDPEAWFKQGAGDDLTAQVEALIAARAVARAEKNWPEADRIRKELDALNIEVMDSAGGASWKVKATN; encoded by the coding sequence ATGAAACTGCATATTCACGACACGCTGAGCGGCCAAAAGGTCGAATTTAAGCCCAACAATCCTGAGCGTGTGACGCTGTATGTCTGCGGGCCGACCGTCTATAATTACGCTCATATTGGTAACGCGCGACCGGTCGTGGTTTTCGACGTGCTGTTTCGTCTGTTGCGTCATCTGTATGGCGAAGACCATGTCGTTTACGCCCGCAACATCACCGACGTGGATGACAAGATCAACAAGAAGGCCATGGACGAGGGCGTCGATATCTCGGTGATCACCAACCGTTACGCCGACATCTATAATGCCGATATGGCGGCGCTGAATGCGCTGCCGCCGACCTATCAGCCTCGTGCCACCGACCACATGCCCGACATGGTGGCGATGATCGAAGATCTCATCGAGCGGAAAGCGGCCTATGTCACAGACGACGGCGAAGTCCTGTTCCGTGTGGCCGATTACGATGGTGGATCAGGTCGTTATGGCAAGCTGGCCAAGCGCTCGCTTGACGATATGATCGCCGGGGCGCGTGTCGAGGTGGCCGAAAATAAGGACGCCGCCGCTGACTTCGTGCTGTGGAAACCCTCCAAACCCGGTGAGCCGGTCTGGCCTGGGCCACAAGATTTGCCGGGTCGTCCGGGCTGGCATATCGAATGTTCGGCGATGAGCGAGGCGGTCTTGCAGTTGCCGATCGACATCCATGGCGGTGGTCAGGATCTGATCTTCCCGCATCACACCAACGAGATCGCGCAGTCCTGCGCCGCCCACGGTCACTCTGATCCGGCGGCCTATGCGCGTTATTGGATGCACAACGGCTTCCTCGATTTCTCCGGTGAGAAGATGTCGAAGTCCTTGGGCAATGTTGTGCTCGTGCATGACCTGATTAAGGATTATCCGGGTGAAGTGATCCGCTGGGCCTTGTTAAGCGGGCATTATCGGTCTCCGCTCAACTGGACCCCGGAACTGTTGGAGCAGAGTCGGAACAACCTCGATAAGCTATATGGATTGCTGCGTAGAGCGGTTGATGTTCCCGTTGTAGAAGTTAAAGGTCGCGGACAATACACTTATGTCAACCATCAGAGCCTGCTTGAAGATCTGAATACCCCCGGTCAAATAAGTAATATTTTCTTTGTGGCAAATAGTTTGGAAAAGGCTTTAGGCGAAAAAAATCTGGCGGTTGCGTCCGATCTTAAAAGCAATATTTTGGAAATGGGCCTTGTCCTCGGCATTCTTCAACAAGACCCCGAGGCTTGGTTCAAGCAGGGCGCGGGTGACGATCTGACGGCGCAGGTTGAAGCCCTGATCGCGGCGCGTGCGGTGGCGCGGGCGGAAAAGAACTGGCCGGAAGCCGATCGCATCCGCAAGGAACTGGATGCGCTCAATATCGAGGTCATGGACAGCGCCGGCGGTGCAAGCTGGAAAGTAAAGGCGACGAACTGA